One segment of Dehalococcoidales bacterium DNA contains the following:
- a CDS encoding ZIP family metal transporter → ISFAAGALAGDAFIHLIPEAFEELGTGLLTPLLIIAGMLAFFAIESSIHWRHCHIPTSEHHVHPVAALNLISESLHNFIDGVLIAASYMVSIPLGIATTVAVMAHEIPQEIGDFGVLVYAGFTIKKALLFNFAAALTAVIGAVIVLVIGQHISGLSALMLPITAGGFIYIAGSDIVPEIHRTCDRLIIAAGHFVAILLGIGLMVALVVLE, encoded by the coding sequence CATCAGCTTCGCGGCCGGCGCCCTGGCCGGGGATGCCTTCATCCACCTCATACCGGAAGCCTTCGAAGAGCTGGGTACCGGCTTACTGACTCCATTGCTGATTATTGCCGGTATGCTGGCTTTCTTTGCTATCGAAAGCTCTATCCACTGGCGTCATTGCCATATCCCCACCTCAGAGCACCATGTACACCCGGTAGCCGCTCTGAACCTGATCAGTGAGTCTTTGCATAATTTCATTGACGGCGTCCTGATCGCGGCCAGCTATATGGTCAGTATTCCCCTCGGTATCGCCACGACTGTAGCGGTCATGGCACATGAAATACCACAGGAGATTGGCGATTTCGGAGTGCTGGTTTACGCTGGCTTCACGATAAAGAAAGCGTTGCTGTTTAACTTTGCCGCCGCTCTGACGGCGGTCATTGGTGCGGTTATCGTCCTGGTTATTGGTCAGCATATCAGCGGGCTCTCCGCATTGATGCTGCCGATTACGGCGGGTGGTTTCATCTATATCGCCGGCTCGGACATCGTTCCTGAAATCCACCGTACCTGTGACCGGCTGATTATTGCCGCCGGGCACTTCGTGGCGATATTACTGGGCATAGGCCTGATGGTGGCACTGGTAGTGCTGGAGTAA